From Jeotgalibacillus haloalkalitolerans:
GAATGCGTCCAGCCCTTCTCCTTTTACCACAGCTTTTCTGCCTGCTTCGTGTGCTTTCATCACAGTTTCAGAAAACGTTACGTCCTCTATTGTGAGTCCTTCAATTTTAGGAGAGAGACCCCTTTTCACATGTTCAACTTCCGGTAATTCAGGCATGTCTCTATTCCCCTTTCCTACTTTGCATCGTACCAGGTGCTGCCATACGAGTAATCGACTTTCAATGGTACTGACAGCTCAACTGCTGACTCCATCACTTCAGGTACGATCTGTTCAAGCTTTTCGATTTCATCCTTCGGACACTCAAAAATCAGTTCATCGTGCACCTGAAGCAGCATACGCGTCTGAAGGTTTTCAGCTTTCAGCCGCTCGGCCATTTCAATCATGGCTTTTTTAATGATGTCAGCAGCTGTTCCCTGAATTGGTGTGTTCATTGCTGTACGTTCAGCAAAGCCTCTCAGGTTGAAATTTCTGCTTGTAATCTCCGGAATATATCTCCGGCGGTGCAGCAGTGTTTCAACATACCCCTTCTGTTTTGCCTCATGAATGATGTCATCCATATATTCTTTCACTTTAGGGTAGCTGTCGAGGTACTTTTTAATAAAGTCAGCAGCTTCTTTTCTTGTAATATCAAGGCTTTGTGACAGCCCATAATCACTGATGCCATAGACAATCCCGAAGTTAACTGCTTTTGCATGTCTTCTCATTCCTGAAGTCACATTTTCTTTTGCGACGCCAAAGACGTCCATTGCGGTTTTTGTGTGGACATCCATCCCTTTATGGAAGGCTTCTTTTAAGCCCTCGTCATCTGAAATGTGTGCAAGTACTCTCAGTTCAATCTGTGAGTAGTCAGCAGCAAACATGACCCATTCTTTTTCAGACGGGACAAATGCCTGTCTGATTTTACGGCCTTCTTCAAGTCTGATCGGGATATTCTGAAGATTTGGGTCAGTTGAACTCAACCGGCCTGTCTGAGTGAGCACCTGATTGTATCTTGTATGAATTTTATTTGAATCATCATGAATCACCTTGAGCAGCCCTTCAATATAAGTCGACTGCAGCTTACCCAGCTGTCTGAACAGCAGGATATGTTCAATGATTTCATGCTCCGGCTTTAACTTTTCCAGAATATCAGCTGATGTTGAATAGCCTGTTTTCGTTTTCTTTAATACAGGAAGCTTCAGATTCTCAAAAAGAATAACACCCAGCTGCTTCGGTGAGTTGATATTAAATTCCTCGCCGGCAATTCTGTAGATATCTGACTGGATCTCTTCAAGCTTTTTCTTAAGCTCCACGCCCATATCCTTTAAACGGTCGATATCAACCTGCACGCCTGTTCTTTCCATTTCAGCAAGAACGGCCGCAAGCGGCAGCTCAAGTTTTTCAAAAAGTTCAAGCTGTTCATTTTTCTCAAGCGCGCTGATACACGTTTCTTTAATCGCATGAATTGTTGCTGCTTTTCTTGCTGTGTGCTGCATCAGTTCATTTTTTTCAGGCACTTTCTTTTTAGCACCTTTGCCGTAAACTGATTCATCTGTCGGCACTGCATCTGCGCCATGACGTTTTGCGATTGAAGCAAAATCATCCGCTGCTTCAGAAGCGTCAATGACGTAAGATGCAATCAGCAGATCAAAGTCTATTCCTTTTAAGTGCATACCTAGACGGTCAAAAGCGACAATTGACTCTTTCGCATCATAGACAGATTTTGTTACGTTCTCATCTTCAATCCATTTTTTAAACACCTCTGATTTTGCTGCATTCTCAGGTGAGATAAAGTACGTTTTTTTATCAGCATGAACAGAGATCCCTAAAATATCTGCTGTGTGGTAGTTCACATCATATAGCTCCACATACAGTTCCGCATGAGAAGGAAGGTCACCGTCTTTGAAGTCTGTTACCTCTTCCCATTCGATATCTTTCAGTTCAATTTCTTCCTCTTCACCGTCCAGCTTATCAAGCAGTGAATTAAACCCTAGTTCCTTATACAGCTTTGTCAGCTTATCGTAATTTACTTCCTGCTTTTCAAGCTCATCCAGCTTGACAGTTACAGGTGCAGTCCTTGTAATCGTTGCGAGCTTCTTACTCATTTCAGCGAGCTGTTTGTTTTCTTCAAGCTTTTCCTTGAGCTTTTTACCGCTCACTTCATCAATTGAGTTCAATACATTTTCAAGCGTGCCGAATTGCTTCAGCAGCTTAATCGCTGTTTTCTCACCGACACCCGGCACTCCCGGGATATTATCTGAGGAATCACCCATTAACCCTTTCATATCGATAATCTGATCCGGCGTAAGACCGTATTTTTCTTCTATATGGGAAGGTGTATATTTCTCAAGGTCCGTAATCCCTTTTTTCGTAATATCCACCCGGATTTTTTCAGACGCTAATTGCGTTAAATCCTTATCGCCTGAAATAACAACTGTTTCAAAGCCGTCTTTTTCAGCCTGTGTACTTAATGTACCGATAATGTCATCGGCTTCATATTGATCAAGCTCATAATATTTAATATTGTGGGCATCAAGTAAATCACGAATGAAAGGAAATTGTTCTGAAAGCTCAGGCGGAGTCTTTTGTCTGCCACCTTTATAGTCTTCAAATGTTTTGTGGCGGAACGTCGTTTTACCGGCGTCAAAAGCGACCATCAGGTGTGTCGGCTTTTCCTCATCCAGCAGTTTCATCAGCATGGTGGTAAATCCGTAAATCGCATTTGTATGTATGCCTTTATCATTGTTCAGTAATGGCAGGGCAAAAAAAGCACGATAGGCAATACTGTTCCCATCGATCAGCATTAATTTTTTCGACAAACCGATCATCTCCTCTATATCAAATTAACCCAGCGGCGGTTTGATCGCTAAAGTTTTGTTTACTAAATCGCTCTATTGAAAGCCCATTGTTGTTTTTGCACAGTTGGTGATTCTCGCTGCAGGGGGCGACTCCTATGGCAGGAAGGGACAGGTGAGGCTTATGGCGAAGCCTGCTGGCTCATCGCCCGGCCATGGAAAGCGTCCCCCTGGAGCGGAGATCACCAGCCTACTTCATAAAAAAAGCTGTTTTCCCTCTTCATTTTAGCATGTCCAAAATGAAAGGGAAAACAGCGGGCATTATTCTGTTATACCTTGAAGAAGTGACGCGTATGGTGAATCAGACGGCAGAATGATCATTGTTTCATCATTTACCGTTGTCTTGTATGATTCAAGTGTTCTATAGAGCTCATAGAACTCCGGGTCCTCAGAGAATGCCTCATTATACATTCTTGCAGCCTCTGCTTCACCTTCTGCACGAATCACATCTGCATCAGCATTCGCCGTTGATAGAAGCTCTCTTACTTCACGGTCTGTATTAGCTTCAATCCTGTTTTTGTTGGCATCGCCTGTAGACAGGTAATCCTGTGCTGTTGCCTGACGCTCAGAGATCATATTCGTATAAACCGCCTGTTCATTTTCTTCAGGAAGGTTTGTCTGTTTCATGCGTACATCAACCACTTCAATTCCAAATTGCTCCTGTTTCAGAAGTTCATTTACCCTCTCAGTAATCCGGTCATTCAAACTTCCCCGGGAGGATTTTTCATCATTAATAATCTGATCATAATCAAACTGACCAAGCTCAGATCTGACAACCGAGTAAATATATTCTTCCATACGTGACTCAGCGTTTATCATCGTACCGGCGTTAGAGATCATGCTGACCGGATCAGTGATACGCCAGACTGAATAGTTATCAATAATCAGTCTCTTTTTGTCTTTTGTATTGATTTCCGCTTCTGACACATCATAGGTCATTTGATACTTAGGCAGTGTTGTCACTGATTGTACAAAAGGAATTTTCGCGTTTAAGCCGGGCTCGTCAATGATTTTAACCACTTCTCCAAACTGTCGTACAACCCGGTATTCACCTTCTTTTACAATGAACACATTTAAAAGTGTCGTAATCAGGAGGAACAGTAATAGACCAATGAGTATGAATACCTTAGTGAATTTCCGCCACTCAATCTCTGTTTTTGGTTTATTAGTTTTCGGCTTTTTATTAAATTCAAAAATTTTATTCTGATCATTGTCCATTTGCAGATTCCTCACTTTCTTCAGTCACTGCGGGCTGCTGCTGACGCTCCGGCTTTAAAGGGAGGTATTTCATAGTATCGCCGTCATCATTCATGATATAGAGCTTTGTACCAGGGAGTACCTCTTCCAATGTTTCAAGGATTAAGCGCTCACGGGTAATTTCAGGGTTATTTTGATACTCGATCAGAATTTCATTAAAGATGGCAATATCTCCTCGCGCCTGTTCGATTCTGGAAGCTCTCTCACCTTCGGCTCTTGAAATAATTGCGTCTTTTTCACCTTTTGCTTCATTCACTTTCTGGCTGCGATATTTTTTCGCTTCATTTTCTTTCGTAATCGCGCCTTCACGTGCATCTGTTACAGCAGTAAATGCCTGACGCACTTCAGCATTCGGGAGTTCAACATCCTGCAGCTGGACTGCCTGTACTGAAACACCGATCTCATATTTTTCAATTAGTGATGCGAGCAGCTCTCTTGTTTCAGCCTCAATTTCCGCCTTACCTGAAGTCAGGGCAGCATCGATTGTGGAGCTTCCGATAATACTTCTGATTGATGCTGACGTTGCATCGTATAAAACTTCCTGTGGATCCTCAGCGTTGAATAAATAATCTTTTGGTTCTGTAATTTTCCACTGTACTACAAGGTCTGCAAGCACGATATATTCATCTCCGGTAATCATCACAGTTTCTTCAGGAAAGGATTTGATTTCTCCATCTTCCTCTTCATAACCGAACTGAAGACTAAATGTTTCCTTAGATAAAATTTCTACTTGCTGTATTGGCCAGGGCAGTTTAAATTTCAGCCCGGATTCTGTAATTGTTTCGTTGGCTTCACCAAATGTCAGAACGAGTGCCTGTTCTGATTCATCGACTGTGTACCATGATGTAAAAAGAACAATTAATAATAATGCCGAACCGACGACAATGCCAATGCCGGCCATGATCCGCCTGATACTCATGTCTATCTTCCTTTCTGTATGTAATAACTTCTATACGTTAAATATTACAAAAAGGTTTCAAGATCTTTTAAGCACAATAGAAAAAGCGTGAACGGGGTCTGTTCACGCTTTTTCTTGGGGTTCCCTGGATGAAGGGGTTTTCACTTAGTATCTTATCAATGAAATATTAAGTCACTGTCATGCCAGTGTAAATTTCATGTAAAGATTCACATTCCTGCTACTTATTCACTTTTAACGGTAATGTGATTGTGAAAACCGTTCCTTTCTCAGGTTCACTGTCTACAGTGATTTCACCGTTATGAACTTCGATGATATGTTTTAC
This genomic window contains:
- the hflK gene encoding FtsH protease activity modulator HflK; translated protein: MSIRRIMAGIGIVVGSALLLIVLFTSWYTVDESEQALVLTFGEANETITESGLKFKLPWPIQQVEILSKETFSLQFGYEEEDGEIKSFPEETVMITGDEYIVLADLVVQWKITEPKDYLFNAEDPQEVLYDATSASIRSIIGSSTIDAALTSGKAEIEAETRELLASLIEKYEIGVSVQAVQLQDVELPNAEVRQAFTAVTDAREGAITKENEAKKYRSQKVNEAKGEKDAIISRAEGERASRIEQARGDIAIFNEILIEYQNNPEITRERLILETLEEVLPGTKLYIMNDDGDTMKYLPLKPERQQQPAVTEESEESANGQ
- the hflC gene encoding protease modulator HflC codes for the protein MDNDQNKIFEFNKKPKTNKPKTEIEWRKFTKVFILIGLLLFLLITTLLNVFIVKEGEYRVVRQFGEVVKIIDEPGLNAKIPFVQSVTTLPKYQMTYDVSEAEINTKDKKRLIIDNYSVWRITDPVSMISNAGTMINAESRMEEYIYSVVRSELGQFDYDQIINDEKSSRGSLNDRITERVNELLKQEQFGIEVVDVRMKQTNLPEENEQAVYTNMISERQATAQDYLSTGDANKNRIEANTDREVRELLSTANADADVIRAEGEAEAARMYNEAFSEDPEFYELYRTLESYKTTVNDETMIILPSDSPYASLLQGITE
- the polA gene encoding DNA polymerase I, yielding MIGLSKKLMLIDGNSIAYRAFFALPLLNNDKGIHTNAIYGFTTMLMKLLDEEKPTHLMVAFDAGKTTFRHKTFEDYKGGRQKTPPELSEQFPFIRDLLDAHNIKYYELDQYEADDIIGTLSTQAEKDGFETVVISGDKDLTQLASEKIRVDITKKGITDLEKYTPSHIEEKYGLTPDQIIDMKGLMGDSSDNIPGVPGVGEKTAIKLLKQFGTLENVLNSIDEVSGKKLKEKLEENKQLAEMSKKLATITRTAPVTVKLDELEKQEVNYDKLTKLYKELGFNSLLDKLDGEEEEIELKDIEWEEVTDFKDGDLPSHAELYVELYDVNYHTADILGISVHADKKTYFISPENAAKSEVFKKWIEDENVTKSVYDAKESIVAFDRLGMHLKGIDFDLLIASYVIDASEAADDFASIAKRHGADAVPTDESVYGKGAKKKVPEKNELMQHTARKAATIHAIKETCISALEKNEQLELFEKLELPLAAVLAEMERTGVQVDIDRLKDMGVELKKKLEEIQSDIYRIAGEEFNINSPKQLGVILFENLKLPVLKKTKTGYSTSADILEKLKPEHEIIEHILLFRQLGKLQSTYIEGLLKVIHDDSNKIHTRYNQVLTQTGRLSSTDPNLQNIPIRLEEGRKIRQAFVPSEKEWVMFAADYSQIELRVLAHISDDEGLKEAFHKGMDVHTKTAMDVFGVAKENVTSGMRRHAKAVNFGIVYGISDYGLSQSLDITRKEAADFIKKYLDSYPKVKEYMDDIIHEAKQKGYVETLLHRRRYIPEITSRNFNLRGFAERTAMNTPIQGTAADIIKKAMIEMAERLKAENLQTRMLLQVHDELIFECPKDEIEKLEQIVPEVMESAVELSVPLKVDYSYGSTWYDAK